The DNA segment ACttctctttgtttttaatattggcATCGTATTAAACTGAATAGATAaacataaaatctatataataaatggaaTAAATTTATGCATGTTATATTACTATATCATAtagaatgtatatatatcccttgcaaatttaaaaatataattcacttTAGAACGAATGTATCaattgtgtttattaaattttctgtaATATGTTTTGCGAggattatacatttaaacaaaGCTTCTGTATTGGATTAAATGTGACATGATACTATTTAAGTATCGTTTCAAAAACTTAACAACAGTTCAGCGAGGTtctcttaatataatttcgcaaaaaaatgcattaagGATATCCTTTAAGAATAGTGActgaatattattgtaattcatTCAGGAATGAAAGTTTTATGCCCTGAAGAAACGCCgtgtagttattattttatagttaatttaagATAATGATAAGTGTTATTATTGACAATTATAGTCATAATATGCACAtgcatttaacaaatttattagacATACAATATTTGCACTGGAcccatttaataaatatggtacACATTAAagtaagtataaaaattaccaGTCACccatgtaataatttttatgatcacatttaaataagattttttttaaccccTCAAACTTCTTTTAGATGCCAAACCTTATTCTaataagtgatttttttttggtaaaacttttaatagtatgattattttttgtatacagtTTAAATGtagtaacttttaatttagctaaaataaatctatatccTAGTGCGACTTAATAAATTACCGTTTGATTTcgttagtaatattaatagtaaatatttttgtgatgtATCGCAGAGAGCACGGAAGCCATGGTCCTTAAACTGCCCGAACGACCGAAAGAACCAAGAAACCCAGAGCCAAAAGCCGTTCAAAAGGATGGAGACTTCACCGTCACATTATAATCGAACAAAcagaatttatttcatatttggaAAAGCAGAAGAATCTCACTTTTCAaactatcaaataaaaattatgcatACAGCAGGGCTTCATAGATGAGCTAGATTCATAATCCCGCTACTAGTAAAAACTTCCTACTAGTCATGTTATATTTATcacaatattaaaagtatagtATAAACTCATATAATTATGTGTGATGGTTCTAAGCATTCCTTATTACGATAGAGTGTTATATCAACGTTTATTAggataagtaatatatataagataagtgatatttaaattccaGTATTTTCATATCTATTTACAACAGTACTGTTAACAAAtctattgttatttgtaaatattgagtGAATAATGCATGTTGTGATGTTTCtttgtctttaatttttataaccttAATCCTGCTATTTGCCGTCTGTCTTTAAATAGGAATTGCctgataatatttgttttagcaTACAAACATATTAAGTATTGTAGTAAATTACTTAGtctgttaaaatttataactgctatgttaaacaaataaagaacaCGAAATATTATACGTTAGTTTAACAATGTTGAATCACACATACGTAATaagaatatgtaaaataaacacGCCTAATTGTAAATAGGTCCTTTTTGAAATTTcgtctaaaaaaaacataaatataatcagtcccatgataacaatattaatagaatatgTAACTTAGTTGCTAACCAATGTGTCGATTGATgttcatttattgaataactgagctgtaataaaaattaaaaactaaacacaatttgaacAATCACGCACTGTAGACTAATTCAGAAATAACAGACCTGCTGAAAAATCctttagttaaattaacaataatcatTATGAATTCCGCAATAATTAACGAAATTTCGAAATACATCATATTTTACtgattctaatataattttggaataattttaagtttataattatttattttaaaagtacttCTCAATTAGTACAGAATAATTCCCATGAAATAActaaaatgataatataaaataaaaaagattaatttaaaacaatgcaATGTGATTTGATTGCTTATGTGAAACGTTTTGTGATGTCCATGCTGCTTTTTGTTACTGTTGAAATACATTCGTTGCTAATCTCGGTGTATGTAACAAggtaagtaattattttgtttaaccgAAACAAACTCAAAACCAACGTACATGATGATAGGAAAATAGCTTATCGCCGCGTTTAATAAAACTACTACTCTAAGCTTGTTTTGAAGATACAATCCCTGAGAaagttatttaagttaaagttaaaattttgtaatcttTAGAAagttgcaattttttttcaattagtacatacttttatatacagtatattttaaaatgtatatgcaaatattgtttatataaattgtataaatttagtGATTGAAGTGGTGGACGTTGTATACGTttggttttttaatatacacgACGCaatttaattgctatgaaCCGTACTTGGTTTTATTGATTAacggtatttatttttaaaattaatgtcaaAACTTTAACACtgattaaagtaatttatacacgatttaaagattatatataacGTTAGAAAAATACTTCATTTGCGCAACTTTTGccttacaaattgtttaattagtaGTCATTTCTTTATATCTAATTGTCACCATCATAATCAATCAAGAATAATAATgcttagtaaatattattcaaaatactaGTTATCTGCACTTTCTTCTTCATACACacctgtttatttactttcaggTTATATGAATAGTTCCAGTACATCCCCTGGAACAGCACCTGATCCAATTACCAGACTGTCTGATAGACTAGTCGTGGATGCCTTAAACAGAGCAAGCCTTACCAATAGACCGTCTTCCGTCAAGTACCCACCAGATTTCTTTGACGCTCCACATCACACATCGTCTTCTAGTGAGGAAGAGACAACGCGTAAATCAGGGAAAAACCCTGCAAGAAGTTGACAATATGTACTGGActgatattaatttgtatgttaCATAGTTTAActcagttaaataaattttgtgcgatacaattatattacCGCTCGACCATTAGCGCTCTGCTACGGCGGATAGCGgtattaaacttaaactatAACAGCGCCATCTTTTGACTGTTATTAAAGTCATTacaagaatataataattattttacaaacgtaaaaaaatataatattaattacttaggtagattttaattttactgtaGACCTGATTTGGAATAAGCTACTTATTTACTTAGACTTACGGTTAGAGTAAGCAAAGTGTaccaaaaagaaaataaaactacCAACACTTACGTTATGTTTTATTGTCGAAGCTCGTAGTATAAGTTTACTACAATTACCGTAATTAAGGATgattatcaaaataatgtaatttctgTATTTCTTGgcataattcattaataatgtaaactaGACATTTTTAAAGCTTATACTTAAAACCGTATAACTTTTAgaagtgatttttttagtttgattAAAACCAAGACGTAATTTGAGATTATTTTTGACTTATTGTCGTGTTGATTCGaccagtgttagcctagtggcctAGTTCGTATTACGGCGTTGCCCCAATGGTACCTcttttatatgcaattaaCATTTCTACGGTGATGGgtaatatcgtgaggaaaccagcatgtCTCAAACTGTAGATGTGTTAGACACAAAAAAGTTGTTACTTATTATCTTcttgattataaaaaagataaatggaagtgatctgaggccaagacccatATAGCGCGACtgggttattattattaaatcataaaGTAAACGTAGGTCAAATTACGACATTAGTCAACTGgagtaaataaaacactagtaactgatttattatttgtattttgaaatCATTCTAAAACATTAAATCGTAATTGATTTCAATAAAAGCATCACATTGGACTAAGCATTACTAAACGGCGCCTGCACCGCGCATAGTTTGATTTCTGAATTCATAAATACTACAATTTTAGGAAATACATTAATTCAAcaacattaatacaaaatttcaacatttgataatattaagaCTTTTTCTAGTCCTTATTCCTTGGAAGACGAATATTGATCATtacattttttcattaaacataGATAGcgaaaatatcaatttattatgTTGTAACCTGacataaatatcatttttagaattagtgtatacaatttaaatttacaatttattcattattcacTTATATTTGGATAACATTTAATACTTCATTTCCTTAATAAATTCGTATAATTTGGCCTAGGAATAAATTTATCTATTGAAGCActtttgtaatattacaaaaataacttatgAAAACAATTATCTACGAAAGTGTACCATTGTTAGAggagattttaaatttattaatactaataaaatatttattaattcattacattataccgttttttagaaacaaaattattcataagaaATTGAACTGGTCCTGAAATGGAAATTAAGACCTCCTCTATTGATGGTTTGACAGCTCTTCAAACGACATTTAAGTTTGGCGTTCTAGAATACGGGCCTCAGTACAAAAATCTTGAATTTCGGTTGTATGAGAAAGGGATATTGAACTAATTAATGGAAGCTTTCTATCCATAGTTTGACTGGCGATAGAAATTCTAAATCTAGAAGCCTTAACCTACACATAAGGAtgaaatttattagtaataatcgttttttaaacaatatttcaataaaattccGTTAGCCCTATGTTTAATTtctctaaattaataaatacttttctaTGTCCAACCCTGTTCCAAACCAAGAAATTATAAGATGCATTGTTAGGTATAGCCCACCACTGCGAACAATTTATTCTTGAAATTCACTTACACCTTCAATAATCAGAATGGaccaattttatgtattttgttttgtcgttaatacaacaatttctctacaaactttttaaatcgtAAGTAAAATTTAGCTATTTGTTTCCATATAACAGGTAGTAACTATGATAACAAAAACGGTACTtactttttaggttttataatgAAGCTGTGATGGTTACTAAAGCAAGAGATCGAAACTGTAGAGCGCGCTATAAATGGCCAAACAATCGCgttcaaaatatacaaaaatttacttttttacttactttattttactCGTGTTAATTCATTATGGTTTCTTTACCCAAATTATTTATACCGTCATCcgttttttaatctaaaattattttcaaaaaatgctAGAACTTTCGCATGCTTCAGCTTTCAGCAGTGAAAATGCTGGCACATATACACAAGGaccaaagtttttaaaatttgttttagttaaccatttttaataattataattgaaagtAGATTAAGAATGTTGTAATATTTgtgctttatatttttattattttcctctCCATATAAGGTTGCCCTTGGACCATAGGTCGGTGACGCTGTATTCAGATGACTTACACtatcgtttttatataaattgctaCGTAGAGAATGTTGGCTTAAGGCCAGACACTTGGTACATTAAAAACGAAAAAGATATTTctataatcttaaatatttccgGTATTTTTGCTTACGTTTAGAAATTGCATTTGTTCCCGTACAAATATATTCGTCTAGTATTCGATTCAGGCGGTGTAGTTTACTATACCAAAACTTTTCGAATATACGTCCGTACTTTACGATACAATAcgtcaatataataatgaccATATTACAGCTTCAATCATCGTTTTTATACAGTACCTAACAAATTCTAAATGGCTTTCGTATTGTTCCAAATATGCCCATAGAGCGCTCCTCAAAtacgaaaattaattaatttaaatacatttaatattcgattatgttatattaatgtactaacacgtaaatcaaaattttgaattactaAGCCCATATAAATGATTGAGTACATATAAAACATCCCAAAGTAAACAAGATTTAAGATTGATTAATTCTGgccacatttttatttaatttgatttagtCTTTTTCATTATTAGAAAACCTAACGTGAAGTTTACGAGTAGAATTAATCGTCAAAGTATCATGTCTTTCAGAAGATAAATTACTAGCGACCAAACGATTAGCaggtgttttaattaaatcatttttgttGGGTGAGTTTGTATAACTTGTAGAAGGCACGTCACTTTGGCCGGATAAGTTCGTATAACTCGTCGAATGTAAGTTATATAGACTTGGTGAGTATGTATAACTTTCAGATACTAAATCATTATGAGGTGAGTTTGTATAACTTGTAGAAGGTAAACTTGAACCGGGTAAGTGTGTATAACTAACTGATGGTACGTCACCGGGTAAGTGTAAATAGGTAGAAGGTACTTCCCTAAGGGTGGGTAAGTAATAACTTGAGTGATAAATCGCAGTGGATGGTGAATTACAATTGGAAACAGAGTTGTACCGAGGGGTGGGCGGTCGTCAAGCAGGCTCCGGCGCCGGTGACGTCACCAGAATCGGGATTACTGAAGCTTTATCGGTTATATGGTTGTCACTTGGTGATCTGGAATggaaaaacattgttaatttatcaTAAGAAATTGTCTGAGCTACTGCGCGTAAACTCTCTAATATAGAATAATTGCAGCAAATGAAAATTAACACccctaaattaaatataataatattaaattaataagaaattattatccaaataattaaagaaaaaaaccgatagcagaataataataataatataaataattagaataatttaaataaatttgctcatttctaaataatttaattccatCCATGAAAATGGTTGTAAAATccctataaatatatatttaatattacttattaatatttatataaggttAAATGGGTTTATGAGCCTTTGTTCTCAGTTACTACAGTTAACCTCGTATCTAGTTATAGAAAGAAGTAAGTCCATCAGATCTTCAGGCCCTACTCcatacaaaagaaattttagTTATgactacatttataatttaaataaccgTTTGGTTTATTGCAGACAGagtgttttattaattcataagtAAAACAAAGttcataaatttcataaatctaaaagacagttttatcataaaaatactcACTTTTTGATTCTATTATGTTCCCTATGATCATGGCCATTCGCCATATGAGCGACGCCATTAAGCGTTGGACCATGTAACCTCTTCATGCTAGCGTGGCTATTACTCCTATGAATATGACCATCTCTCTCCGTCATGACAGCggaatttattttctgtaaatcATTTTCGACTGCTAAATGTGTGTGACTTGCATTTCTACACTTCTCGTTGATATGTTGGACAAAGTTGTTTTGTGCCATGAGTCTGTTTTCCTTTGCCCTTGACTCTGgaatctttatttctatgtgctcgTCTAGGGACATGGAATCGACGGAGCTCATGTCTAAGGTGTCGTTGGAGAAGGTTTTCGGAATGGTGCCGAGCATACgatctgaaattaaatattgtagaaattaattaatttatcctTTAACGATGTTGTTCTGGATTATACTTGGGACGAATGTTAGTTGTATCGTAGAACACACATGGGGTTTTGTTGACCTAAGTACCTACTTACTCCTGGTTGACTCttttgattgatttaagaacGTATGAAGGGAATTTAATCTGAACAGGTAAACATAGTGGTAGGATGGCATAAAATACTCGTTTTTAAAGACATCGTATATCTTTTAAAAGCAAACGTGACGACTTTGACGCCGTAAAACTATTGTTTCGCTAATACATTTAGCGAATTAAGTACTATTTAAGAATCGTAATCTATcgagtaaataatataacttttcgtTAGCGACCAAAAggataaatttgttataattattgtttataatcaGAAGGataatttttagaataaaCTGAAATGCATCATGAAAAAGTCACTCTCAcacacaatacaatataaatatttataatgattgaatttaattattttaaaggaatttatGTCTCGTTAATCCTACGGAAGATGTTATCTAAAAGGATAATGATTTGTACCTAATTATATAtcagttttattatacatttcaatattatcCTCAAACTCTTCGCTGTACGGAATTAATATTTGCATTGTACTCTTGAAAGATTATAAGGATAACGACTTCGAAGgctttattaaacatttaaaacacgCCTTGAAAAAGTGCCTTACGTCATTAGTTCAATACATCATTAGTTCttaaatgtgtttataatatattttatcatctCCAAGCACTCGTTCAATAATGTCATAAGATTTAGCTATAACAGCTGGCGGTTTTTCTACTttacttttgttaaaacatattatttatatttttacatgctcagatattatttattttcaactgATTTCCGAGAATAAATCTGGAGGCAATAGTGACATAATCTTTAGTTTACTTTCCTTGTAACTCAGAAATTGAGAAAAAAACCGCTTACTCATAATCTATAAATAGATATGAGACAGGTATAACTgtctgtgtatttttattagcgTCACAAAATCTTTTGAGGAAATAGCGTAGAGTCGcgttcataaataattataattgaatcgATTCCTAGGGATAATACGGGATGATAATATTGGATTTCTGAACATCTActtgctttaaaaaataaaaggatAAACCTGGGGAAAAACAGACTACTATAATATCCAATTTAAGCATATAGGTTCGGTTAAAGGACTTTCCGTATAAACTATATATCCCGTATATTAAACGTAGACAGacgtatgtaaataaattattaataacaacaaaTGAAAACTGATGGCTTTGTcgatatatatgaataaagactCAAAAAAACAACTTCAAGTTTTAAAGcgagaaaaattattattaagaaatcagatatatattatctaagaAATCAAAGTCACGAAcgataatttaacatattacgCAATTATAAAACCTGCTTACTCATGAACTATATTTAGATCTGAAGTAAAAGGATAAAGAGAGAAATATACCTAATTTCTGTGAAGTGGAGACGGTTGCTCGAAGCTCGTCGAGTTGTTTCGCGGAACAGAGCGGCGTATCCACTTCATATGTGTTGTTGAAACGCGTGTAGTCCACCTGAGTAATCAAAGGGTATTATTCATAAACGATAGATAATACATcttttgtttagttaaaaataaaaaaccggCAACGGACTCGCAAGACTCCGCCATTGACTTTTTTTAAGAAAGTCCACATGGGATGGATTTTCCATTTGGCAATCCGATATCCTGGGGAAGGCAAGGACAATCCCAAGGCAGATATATCCCATTACTGTTTTGGTAGTGTGCGGTATCTCTTAGCGtcagaatatatattattttaatgtagtgTAGAGGGAATCGGACgaaaaatgtttcaattgtACTATATGTTATCATGAAAATACACGCAATTatccatattatattttattgtttgttatgtGCTAGTAGTACCTACGATCATGGATCTCTCtgcatatattataattataaggaaATATGTAAAAGTCTGTACTTTACATATACGAGgtacatattatacaaaaaggaAAATCTGTTTCTAATTGGTGTTGTAGCTAAAAACTGCAAAAACAagcaaacaaaaatttatgataaaaattaaaaaaaaaatacctcatATTCACCAGTATCCTTTCTAAAAGATACCATAGTTTCAAATCGATGTCCCCACAAAATTTCAGATGGTAAAAAGCTACTCCTTGCTTGTGTTGTCATACCAGTTGATTCTATGACACCCTCTGAAAATATCGCAAAAGTTTATAAGTTCAATTTCAACTATTAtaacttagtattgtcttttgttaacatagcttttacacattgaaagaaaacactttttaaccggattgaagcttaaagtatgtaaaataattatgagtttataataatataaagtattctttatcaatattataacttttataaaacatctaaggtaaaaaatgtaattttgatGTAACCAATACAGTAGAAGTTTATttagcaaatatatatataaaatatgtatgtatgttgaAATAACGAAGTAAAGCctcggtaaatattttttataagtataagcTTTTTcacaattataaatgtatttaaggTTGAACAAGAgcctttgaaatataaatcaaacatGATTCTTATCGTTGAATTTTACATATACGagatacattttattgaatataatgtCTTACTCATGGTTTGAACATTGAATTGTATGAATTCAATAACATTGATTgattactttattatacataagttCTGGAACAATTCATGGAGTtgtgtaataaagtttatgaATAATCTCTCAACTATTACGATGTAAAGGCAGGGCAATCTACCAAGTCACTGTCAAGGAAGTGCCAACAATATACGAACGaatgttttgtaatatttagtttataacaataacattttattttgactGATCTGTTTTACAGAACATCTCGTTGTTGATATTAATAGagaattttaatagttttggtTGGAACTGTCGGTAAACGTAAATTTAgcatcaatttaacatcttttctgttgacgtttataagtatACTTGTTTATCTATACGAATAAAGTTAttcctattaaatatttagtaatcaCTAcgaactaattttaataaaataacgtcTTACCTAACATAACTACAATTTCGAATCTCTCTCTTAACATATCCGAGGCGGAAAGGTTGTATAGCGGTGACTTTTCATTGATCTTGTGAACTATCGTCATGGGCCAAATGAACATTAATCTGTCTTCTTCCCCGTCAGCTCCCACTTTTAACTCTTGTTGATAGAATGGTAATGATTCTCCTTCTCTGGtaatctattaaatttatcagtacatta comes from the Pieris brassicae chromosome 4, ilPieBrab1.1, whole genome shotgun sequence genome and includes:
- the LOC123709096 gene encoding G protein-activated inward rectifier potassium channel 3-like isoform X6, giving the protein MFSRMSGLKRCISQVSMFLMTEKTVNSSESAWKEELKKYRQARYAARRVRKRVIFKHGDCNVVQWNVAKRRRRYLQDIFTTLVDAQWRWTLLVFALSFILSWLLFALIWWLIIFTHGDLNPSTNSNETFIPCLNNVNSFTGCFLFSVETQHTIGYGSRTTNEECPEAIFVMCLQSIVGVFIQAFMVGIVFAKLSRPKKRAQTLLYSRNAVICLREGQLCLMFRVGDMRKSHIVEAHIRAQIIRRKITREGESLPFYQQELKVGADGEEDRLMFIWPMTIVHKINEKSPLYNLSASDMLRERFEIVVMLEGVIESTGMTTQARSSFLPSEILWGHRFETMVSFRKDTGEYEVDYTRFNNTYEVDTPLCSAKQLDELRATVSTSQKLDRMLGTIPKTFSNDTLDMSSVDSMSLDEHIEIKIPESRAKENRLMAQNNFVQHINEKCRNASHTHLAVENDLQKINSAVMTERDGHIHRSNSHASMKRLHGPTLNGVAHMANGHDHREHNRIKKSPSDNHITDKASVIPILVTSPAPEPA
- the LOC123709096 gene encoding G protein-activated inward rectifier potassium channel 3-like isoform X7; the protein is MFSRMSGLKRCISQVSMFLMTEKTVNSSESAWKEELKKYRQARYAARRVRKRVIFKHGDCNVVQWNVAKRRRRYLQDIFTTLVDAQWRWTLLVFALSFILSWLLFALIWWLIIFTHGDLNPSTNSNETFIPCLNNVNSFTGCFLFSVETQHTIGYGSRTTNEECPEAIFVMCLQSIVGVFIQAFMVGLIFAKLARAKKRNTTLLFSRNAVICLRDGEFYLLFRVGDIRKSHILEAHVRAQIIRKKITREGESLPFYQQELKVGADGEEDRLMFIWPMTIVHKINEKSPLYNLSASDMLRERFEIVVMLEGVIESTGMTTQARSSFLPSEILWGHRFETMVSFRKDTGEYEVDYTRFNNTYEVDTPLCSAKQLDELRATVSTSQKLDRMLGTIPKTFSNDTLDMSSVDSMSLDEHIEIKIPESRAKENRLMAQNNFVQHINEKCRNASHTHLAVENDLQKINSAVMTERDGHIHRSNSHASMKRLHGPTLNGVAHMANGHDHREHNRIKK
- the LOC123709096 gene encoding ATP-sensitive inward rectifier potassium channel 12-like isoform X5 — translated: MKNFQRIFRYRQARYAARRVRKRVIFKHGDCNVVQWNVAKRRRRYLQDIFTTLVDAQWRWTLLVFALSFILSWLLFALIWWLIIFTHGDLNPSTNSNETFIPCLNNVNSFTGCFLFSVETQHTIGYGSRTTNEECPEAIFVMCLQSIVGVFIQAFMVGIVFAKLSRPKKRAQTLLYSRNAVICLREGQLCLMFRVGDMRKSHIVEAHIRAQIIRRKVGLIFAKLARAKKRNTTLLFSRNAVICLRDGEFYLLFRVGDIRKSHILEAHVRAQIIRKKITREGESLPFYQQELKVGADGEEDRLMFIWPMTIVHKINEKSPLYNLSASDMLRERFEIVVMLEGVIESTGMTTQARSSFLPSEILWGHRFETMVSFRKDTGEYEVDYTRFNNTYEVDTPLCSAKQLDELRATVSTSQKLDRMLGTIPKTFSNDTLDMSSVDSMSLDEHIEIKIPESRAKENRLMAQNNFVQHINEKCRNASHTHLAVENDLQKINSAVMTERDGHIHRSNSHASMKRLHGPTLNGVAHMANGHDHREHNRIKKSPSDNHITDKASVIPILVTSPAPEPA